From a region of the Phycisphaerae bacterium genome:
- a CDS encoding methyltransferase domain-containing protein yields MLGSMTFRGGVWVIPAMLVAVVVAGGCASADRGTAAAKEASVWPGINDPYFEDPSVETWAQRFEVESREVYVQRGAIVAAMGLKPGMEVADIGAGTGVFTWILAEEVGTTGRVYAVDIIPEFVKHVGKEAGHRGMPQVQGVLCSDDDVELAPGTIDAALIVDTYHHFEHPLSTMRSLHRALRPGGEVTVVDFRRVEGESRAWVMEHVRAGRETVIAEIESAGFTCIDDGSKSGFLEENYLIRFRRE; encoded by the coding sequence ATGCTTGGATCGATGACATTTCGGGGCGGGGTCTGGGTGATACCGGCGATGCTGGTGGCGGTGGTGGTGGCCGGAGGGTGCGCCTCGGCGGATCGGGGTACGGCTGCGGCGAAGGAGGCGAGTGTTTGGCCGGGGATCAATGATCCGTACTTCGAGGACCCGAGCGTGGAGACATGGGCGCAGCGGTTCGAGGTGGAATCGCGGGAGGTGTACGTCCAGCGTGGGGCGATCGTGGCGGCGATGGGGCTCAAGCCGGGGATGGAGGTGGCGGACATCGGGGCGGGGACGGGGGTGTTTACGTGGATACTGGCCGAGGAGGTGGGAACGACGGGGCGGGTTTATGCGGTGGACATCATTCCGGAGTTCGTGAAGCACGTGGGCAAGGAGGCCGGTCATCGCGGCATGCCGCAGGTGCAGGGCGTGCTTTGCAGCGATGACGACGTGGAGCTTGCGCCGGGGACCATCGACGCGGCGCTGATCGTGGATACGTACCATCACTTCGAGCATCCGTTGTCGACGATGCGTTCGCTGCATCGGGCGCTGCGTCCCGGGGGCGAGGTGACGGTGGTGGACTTCCGGCGGGTCGAGGGGGAGAGTCGGGCGTGGGTGATGGAGCACGTTCGCGCGGGGCGGGAGACGGTGATCGCAGAGATCGAGTCGGCGGGGTTCACATGCATTGATGACGGGTCGAAGTCGGGGTTTCTCGAGGAGAACTACCTGATCCGGTTTCGGAGGGAGTAG
- a CDS encoding clan AA aspartic protease yields the protein MRVAIRSFDNRVRRSIASAIATAALCLPGAAAFAADAPSKSRDVNIRLGGKQTIVGIHWDPQKSPLAGSSPLATPLPHPQPRLAGFSPLVAVATSDARMPVGADEYGHQLESSYVGNSLNPFAYPQFVVGYLDSGADGTIVAGSAAQRLGLTGENLTSNPIDLTGISGTDVGYVTMPIGFFAAGLSAVTAPDTLDTTALVGHSNVCGLAAPPIDCGFGELVSALIGMPFIAFYNTAILVESPRSVTVAGETYTSPDVHIFDIFDPPPSPEYEFTREIGLDLESAIGLFITTASYFPDPFDEDAIPFTPTFLSPTALSLPAGGGFYLELLVREGPSTPDNPARPMKVLVDTGAQSSVITRNFAAQLSLPFTPDFTVDVCGIGGLATNIPAYFLDYVRINALGGALEFSQAPFIVLDIDVGPGGVDIDGILGMNFFANRNVMLAPDPPVPQISGGFLLVSDPIPFAYGDFNLSKHVAEDDYELFNFCMGGPGVALSPDCFHTDGDGDGDLDLKEAAAFMRCYSGNGIADSSCGL from the coding sequence ATGCGGGTCGCAATCCGCAGTTTCGACAATAGAGTCCGCCGCAGCATCGCATCGGCGATCGCCACGGCCGCGCTGTGTCTGCCCGGCGCCGCCGCATTTGCCGCCGACGCGCCTTCGAAATCTCGTGACGTGAACATCCGCCTCGGCGGGAAGCAGACCATCGTCGGCATTCACTGGGATCCGCAGAAGTCGCCGCTGGCCGGGTCAAGCCCCCTCGCCACGCCCCTGCCGCATCCCCAACCCCGCCTCGCCGGATTCTCTCCGCTCGTGGCCGTCGCGACCTCCGACGCTCGCATGCCCGTCGGAGCCGACGAATACGGCCACCAGCTGGAGTCCAGCTACGTCGGGAATTCGCTTAACCCGTTCGCCTATCCGCAATTCGTCGTGGGTTATCTCGACAGTGGGGCGGACGGGACGATTGTTGCCGGGAGCGCGGCCCAGCGCTTGGGACTCACCGGCGAGAACCTTACCTCCAATCCTATTGACCTGACAGGCATAAGTGGGACCGATGTCGGATACGTCACTATGCCCATCGGGTTTTTTGCCGCTGGGCTCTCCGCCGTAACCGCACCCGACACTCTGGATACTACTGCGTTGGTAGGTCACTCAAACGTCTGCGGATTAGCCGCCCCGCCGATTGATTGCGGGTTCGGAGAGCTTGTAAGCGCCTTAATCGGCATGCCATTTATTGCCTTCTATAATACCGCCATTCTTGTGGAGTCACCGCGCTCCGTCACGGTGGCAGGCGAGACCTATACAAGCCCTGACGTGCACATTTTCGACATCTTTGATCCACCGCCGTCGCCTGAATATGAGTTTACGCGCGAAATTGGGCTGGACCTTGAGAGCGCCATCGGCCTGTTCATTACAACCGCGAGTTACTTTCCCGATCCGTTCGATGAAGACGCGATCCCCTTTACCCCGACGTTCTTGTCCCCAACTGCTTTGTCTCTCCCGGCCGGAGGTGGCTTCTACTTGGAATTGCTCGTACGAGAGGGACCGTCCACCCCGGATAACCCTGCTCGCCCCATGAAAGTACTGGTGGATACGGGCGCACAAAGCTCGGTCATTACGCGCAACTTCGCAGCCCAACTCAGCCTGCCTTTTACGCCTGACTTCACCGTCGACGTGTGTGGAATCGGTGGCCTGGCCACGAACATCCCCGCCTACTTCCTCGACTACGTGAGAATCAACGCCCTGGGCGGTGCGCTTGAGTTTTCGCAGGCCCCGTTCATCGTTCTCGACATTGATGTAGGGCCGGGCGGTGTTGACATTGACGGTATTCTCGGCATGAACTTCTTTGCGAATCGGAATGTCATGTTGGCGCCGGACCCGCCGGTCCCCCAGATTTCGGGCGGCTTCCTCCTCGTTTCCGACCCCATCCCCTTCGCCTACGGGGACTTCAACCTCAGCAAGCACGTTGCCGAGGACGACTACGAACTCTTCAACTTCTGCATGGGCGGGCCCGGCGTCGCCCTCAGTCCGGATTGCTTCCACACCGACGGCGACGGCGACGGCGATCTCGATCTGAAGGAAGCGGCCGCCTTCATGCGCTGCTACAGCGGCAACGGCATCGCGGACAGTTCCTGCGGCCTGTAG
- a CDS encoding SRPBCC domain-containing protein — MSSSNRAFEMKVEIDASAEDVWKALTDAKELARWFPLEAQVKPGLNGSIFLSWGPNCQGTGEITAWDPPRHFQWTEPSHHFEWTESLPPGEGGKVVPVCVNFYVEGRGGQTSVRLVHSGIGASEKWDAYLDSITRGWKFELRGLRHYLEHHRGKDRDVIWIQRRVRGEASEIAAKVIGPQGGILRGEVSGLGEGDRYRLSAPDDASIVFEGEVRVNGLPRSFCATVENLNNAYLRFEVEGGGDENEVWLWLSTYGVDAATRSAIERAWRSRIEELMPEE, encoded by the coding sequence ATGTCGTCGAGTAACCGTGCGTTTGAGATGAAGGTCGAGATTGATGCGTCGGCCGAGGACGTGTGGAAGGCGCTGACCGATGCGAAGGAACTGGCGCGCTGGTTTCCGCTCGAAGCCCAAGTGAAGCCGGGGCTCAATGGCTCGATCTTTCTCTCGTGGGGGCCGAACTGCCAGGGAACCGGGGAGATCACCGCGTGGGATCCGCCGCGACACTTCCAGTGGACGGAGCCATCGCACCACTTCGAGTGGACGGAGTCGTTGCCTCCCGGTGAGGGAGGCAAGGTGGTGCCGGTGTGCGTGAATTTCTACGTCGAAGGCCGCGGCGGGCAGACGTCGGTTCGGCTGGTTCACTCCGGAATCGGTGCTTCGGAGAAGTGGGACGCCTACCTGGATTCGATCACGCGCGGGTGGAAGTTCGAGCTGCGCGGCCTGCGGCATTACCTGGAACACCATCGCGGAAAGGACCGCGACGTGATCTGGATTCAGCGGCGGGTGCGCGGGGAGGCGAGCGAGATTGCCGCGAAGGTGATCGGGCCACAAGGCGGCATTCTACGGGGAGAGGTGTCGGGGCTGGGGGAAGGTGACCGGTACCGGCTGTCGGCTCCCGATGACGCGTCGATCGTGTTTGAGGGCGAAGTGCGGGTGAACGGTCTGCCGCGGTCGTTCTGCGCGACGGTGGAGAACCTCAACAACGCGTATCTGCGGTTCGAGGTCGAGGGCGGCGGGGATGAGAATGAGGTCTGGCTTTGGTTGTCGACGTACGGCGTGGATGCGGCGACGCGAAGCGCCATCGAGCGAGCGTGGCGATCGCGGATTGAGGAGTTGATGCCTGAGGAGTGA
- a CDS encoding SRPBCC domain-containing protein, producing MSASAKPRTFEMSLDIAAPVEDVWKALTEAKELTRWFPPEARVEPGVNGSVYLAWGEQAPFVWNCKITAWEPNRHVRWSEELHPGGDKSRAAVPVSMDFHLEGKGGSTVLRLVHSGFTTDSAWDAYFDGISHGWAFELRSLQHYAENHFGQDRRVVWVRTPVAENYAGDTARLIGEKGAVLRGRLEGLKAGDGYEVELVDGDDTLTLKGRVVRIGLPRIFAGTVDNLNNALFRYEVETCGGTGPHAWWWLATYGLPEKTFADVDRRFRAAVERACPAGVK from the coding sequence ATGAGTGCGAGTGCGAAGCCGAGAACGTTCGAGATGTCGCTGGATATCGCGGCGCCCGTGGAGGATGTATGGAAGGCGTTGACGGAAGCGAAGGAACTGACGCGATGGTTTCCGCCCGAGGCGCGGGTGGAGCCGGGAGTGAACGGTTCCGTGTATCTCGCCTGGGGTGAGCAGGCGCCGTTCGTCTGGAACTGCAAGATCACGGCGTGGGAGCCGAATCGGCACGTGCGCTGGTCGGAGGAGCTTCATCCGGGCGGGGACAAGAGCCGCGCGGCCGTGCCCGTGAGCATGGATTTTCACCTGGAGGGAAAAGGCGGGTCGACGGTGCTTCGGCTGGTGCATTCGGGATTCACCACGGACAGCGCGTGGGACGCGTACTTTGACGGGATCAGCCACGGCTGGGCGTTCGAGCTGCGTTCCCTCCAGCACTACGCGGAGAACCACTTCGGGCAGGATCGGCGCGTGGTGTGGGTGCGGACGCCGGTGGCGGAGAACTATGCCGGGGACACGGCGCGGCTGATCGGCGAGAAGGGGGCGGTGCTTCGCGGGCGCCTGGAAGGGCTCAAGGCGGGCGATGGGTACGAGGTCGAGCTTGTCGATGGTGACGACACGTTGACACTCAAGGGCCGGGTCGTGCGGATCGGGCTGCCCCGGATTTTCGCGGGTACCGTGGACAACCTGAACAACGCGCTTTTCCGCTACGAGGTGGAGACGTGCGGGGGAACGGGGCCGCATGCATGGTGGTGGCTGGCGACGTACGGCCTGCCGGAGAAGACATTTGCGGATGTCGATCGCCGCTTCCGGGCGGCGGTGGAGCGTGCGTGTCCGGCGGGGGTGAAGTGA
- a CDS encoding helix-turn-helix transcriptional regulator, which translates to MSALPVQILDSVDQAAALMDPARIRLLRELREPDSASGLAKRTGQPRQRLNYHLRELERVGLVKLVEERRRRNCTERMYQATARAYLVSPEALDHFGREPEVVQDRFSWAYLVSLAARAVRDLAVLRRRADRAGKKLATLALDADVRVASPRELTEIMEGLTAAIQALAKTYHNESAPGGRTFRVMVGAYPAITRDEEESENEGGDETAPATQRPEEK; encoded by the coding sequence ATGAGTGCTCTGCCGGTTCAGATTCTCGACTCCGTTGACCAGGCCGCCGCGCTGATGGACCCGGCCAGAATTCGACTCTTGCGCGAACTGCGCGAGCCGGATTCCGCGTCCGGATTGGCCAAGCGCACGGGTCAACCGAGACAGCGACTTAACTATCACCTTCGCGAACTGGAACGCGTCGGACTCGTGAAGCTGGTGGAGGAGCGGCGCAGGCGAAACTGCACGGAGCGCATGTACCAGGCGACGGCGCGGGCGTACCTGGTCAGTCCGGAGGCGCTTGATCACTTTGGGCGGGAGCCGGAAGTCGTTCAGGATCGATTCAGTTGGGCGTACCTGGTGAGCCTGGCCGCGCGAGCGGTGCGCGATCTGGCGGTGCTGCGTCGGCGGGCGGATCGCGCGGGAAAAAAGCTGGCGACGCTGGCGCTGGATGCGGATGTGCGGGTGGCTTCGCCAAGGGAGCTCACCGAGATCATGGAGGGGCTGACGGCAGCCATCCAGGCCCTGGCGAAGACGTACCACAATGAGAGCGCGCCGGGCGGGCGGACGTTTCGGGTGATGGTCGGGGCGTACCCCGCGATCACGCGCGACGAGGAGGAGAGCGAAAACGAGGGCGGCGATGAAACGGCGCCCGCAACCCAGAGGCCGGAGGAGAAGTGA
- a CDS encoding GNAT family N-acetyltransferase has product MSDAIITIRRAASYDHEAITRFNIAMALESEGMRLDPATAGEGVRAALNDPQRAIYYVAELSGSVVGQTMVTLEWSDWRNAFFWWIQSVYVEPTARGKGVFRALHTHIRDEAKSSLNICGLRLYVHTGNRGAQAIYRRLGMTECDYRLFEESWPRGGRASV; this is encoded by the coding sequence ATGAGTGATGCGATCATAACCATTCGCCGGGCCGCGAGTTACGACCACGAGGCCATCACGCGTTTCAACATCGCCATGGCCCTGGAATCGGAGGGAATGAGGCTCGATCCCGCGACGGCCGGGGAGGGCGTCCGTGCGGCGCTGAACGATCCGCAGCGCGCAATCTATTATGTGGCAGAACTTTCTGGCAGCGTCGTCGGCCAGACGATGGTCACGCTGGAATGGAGCGATTGGCGCAACGCCTTCTTCTGGTGGATTCAGAGCGTCTACGTCGAGCCGACCGCGCGGGGCAAGGGCGTGTTCCGGGCCCTCCACACCCATATCCGCGACGAAGCCAAATCAAGCTTAAACATCTGTGGTTTAAGGCTTTATGTTCACACCGGGAATCGCGGGGCGCAGGCCATCTACCGTCGCCTGGGGATGACGGAATGCGACTACCGGCTGTTTGAGGAGTCGTGGCCGCGTGGCGGTCGAGCGTCAGTCTGA
- a CDS encoding glycosyltransferase has translation MARLNEFHIVVFTDTFFETNGVASYYRMLLDWSRSTPGVRVTIVCPKRHDLEGAEYGHDVIPIQGSVQFRNPFYKDLVLGYFSGPAVRKILQNLSGPKVVHIATSGAVGVTGATVARKMGLPVVGYYHTDLPHYGKLYGESLAGRLGGWIGLQVALTCERLAFAKCDMMCVPSETAGKTARMFFEGPIRVIPNPVPVRRFQPAASRQGSFRQKYAADGRVLAVVVGRIAKEKNLDLICELLIRDPRIALVFVGDGPYAATLRQRWGATITGFLRGQALLDAFQQADALVQLSESETFGLALVEAMASGLPAFVLRSQGFVANLEGECGVDVLERGDLPELADRCVALVRDAERHARAGEQARQFVQSISSEVIFPRLSAYHRQALGREQILESGYVPAEAVVAPEAETVSVHAV, from the coding sequence ATGGCGCGGTTGAACGAATTCCATATTGTCGTATTTACGGACACCTTTTTCGAGACCAATGGGGTGGCGTCCTACTACCGGATGCTGCTCGACTGGTCGCGGTCCACGCCGGGCGTGCGGGTGACCATCGTCTGCCCCAAGCGGCACGACCTGGAGGGGGCGGAATATGGGCATGATGTGATCCCCATCCAGGGCAGCGTGCAGTTCCGCAACCCGTTCTACAAGGACCTGGTGCTGGGTTACTTCTCCGGGCCGGCGGTCCGCAAGATCCTGCAGAATCTGTCGGGGCCGAAAGTTGTGCACATCGCGACCTCGGGAGCGGTGGGCGTGACCGGGGCCACGGTCGCCCGGAAGATGGGCCTGCCGGTCGTGGGGTATTATCACACGGACCTGCCGCATTACGGGAAACTGTACGGGGAAAGCCTCGCGGGACGGCTCGGCGGGTGGATCGGGTTGCAGGTGGCGCTGACGTGCGAGCGGCTGGCGTTTGCCAAGTGCGACATGATGTGCGTGCCGAGCGAGACGGCGGGCAAGACCGCGCGGATGTTCTTCGAGGGACCGATCCGGGTTATTCCGAATCCGGTGCCGGTACGTAGGTTTCAGCCTGCGGCGTCGCGGCAGGGCTCGTTCCGGCAGAAGTACGCGGCGGACGGGCGGGTGCTGGCCGTGGTGGTGGGACGCATCGCCAAGGAAAAGAATCTCGACCTGATCTGCGAGCTGTTGATCCGGGATCCGCGGATCGCGCTCGTTTTCGTGGGCGACGGCCCGTACGCGGCGACGCTGCGGCAGCGCTGGGGGGCGACGATTACGGGATTCCTGCGAGGTCAGGCGCTGCTCGACGCGTTTCAGCAGGCGGACGCGCTGGTGCAATTGTCGGAAAGTGAGACGTTCGGGCTCGCGCTGGTGGAGGCGATGGCGAGCGGGCTTCCGGCGTTCGTGCTCCGCTCTCAGGGATTCGTGGCCAACCTGGAGGGCGAATGCGGCGTGGACGTGCTGGAGCGCGGCGATCTGCCGGAGCTGGCGGATCGATGCGTGGCGCTGGTGCGCGACGCGGAGCGTCACGCCCGGGCGGGAGAGCAGGCCCGGCAGTTCGTGCAATCGATTTCCTCCGAGGTGATATTCCCCCGCCTCAGCGCCTACCATCGCCAGGCGCTGGGCCGCGAGCAGATCCTGGAATCGGGTTACGTTCCGGCGGAGGCCGTGGTCGCCCCCGAGGCGGAGACCGTTTCCGTTCATGCCGTCTGA
- a CDS encoding 1-acyl-sn-glycerol-3-phosphate acyltransferase, giving the protein MSPSKRWAWSSIRIAIGVYQRVFMRLHVWGRENIPAGPKIFVTNHISTHDSFWVMPLFGTPLHIVIGPGYQKRAVAPILDWLEQINALPEHRGSVVSKAVGYLEKGESVYIAPEGDAQELFQLGRFYPGVARIYRGARVPIVPVALAAPKRAMWRAPIREVVDGRVYETKTVLRGPFCINVGEAMMPELPPGSDREQEAAVLDALHGRMNALLEDIRVNKFWMET; this is encoded by the coding sequence GTGAGTCCTTCCAAACGCTGGGCCTGGTCTTCGATCCGTATCGCGATCGGTGTGTATCAGCGGGTGTTCATGCGGCTGCACGTATGGGGGCGGGAGAACATCCCTGCGGGTCCGAAGATCTTCGTGACCAACCACATCAGCACGCACGACTCCTTCTGGGTGATGCCGCTGTTTGGAACTCCATTGCACATTGTCATCGGCCCGGGCTATCAGAAGCGTGCGGTGGCGCCGATCCTGGACTGGCTGGAGCAGATCAACGCGTTGCCGGAACATCGCGGGAGCGTGGTGTCCAAGGCGGTCGGGTATCTGGAGAAAGGCGAGTCGGTGTACATTGCGCCCGAGGGCGACGCGCAGGAGCTGTTCCAGCTTGGCCGGTTTTATCCGGGGGTCGCGCGGATTTATCGTGGGGCGCGGGTGCCGATCGTTCCCGTGGCGCTGGCGGCGCCCAAGCGGGCCATGTGGCGGGCGCCGATCCGGGAGGTTGTCGACGGAAGAGTGTATGAAACAAAAACGGTTCTACGCGGGCCCTTTTGCATCAACGTCGGTGAGGCGATGATGCCCGAACTTCCTCCGGGATCGGACCGGGAGCAGGAGGCGGCTGTCCTCGACGCGCTGCACGGGCGGATGAATGCGCTGCTGGAGGACATTCGCGTGAACAAGTTCTGGATGGAGACATAG